A genomic segment from Candidatus Zixiibacteriota bacterium encodes:
- the sthA gene encoding Si-specific NAD(P)(+) transhydrogenase, with translation MESYDMIVIGSGPAGEKAAIQASKLRKKVAIIESRGVVGGVCVHTGTLPSKTLRETVLYLAGIRQRSVYGVVCSLKSNVTVGELMYRTEQVIQKELEVIQDKLMRNGITVIPGRGKLISPTEVMVDEENGHGRLMKASVIVIATGSRPHRDPNIHFDDTYVFDGETILNLDRIPKSMIVVGGGVIGCEYACIFGHLGVKVTMVESKDRLMPHLDHEISDTLAYLMHKHGIKVILGDKFDKITISDSRVNMTTGAGRKIAADKILFTMGRTGNTPGMGLEELGIKLDKRNLIKVNENFQTGIGKIYAVGDVIGFPSLASVSMDQGRLAARHAFGKSETKLNTLLPYGIYTIPEVSIVGETEESLSAKGIPYETGTARFYELARGQISGDHDGILKLIFCPDTKKLYGVHIIGESAADLIHVGQAVITFGGTIEYFIDTVFNFPTMSEAYKVAALNGLNSIQ, from the coding sequence ATGGAATCGTATGATATGATTGTTATCGGGTCGGGGCCGGCCGGTGAAAAAGCGGCGATTCAGGCGTCGAAACTTCGCAAAAAAGTGGCCATCATCGAATCGCGCGGCGTCGTCGGGGGCGTCTGCGTTCATACCGGAACCCTGCCCTCAAAAACCCTCCGCGAAACGGTCTTATACCTTGCCGGTATCCGGCAGAGATCGGTTTACGGCGTGGTTTGTTCGCTCAAATCGAACGTGACCGTGGGCGAACTGATGTACCGGACCGAGCAGGTGATTCAAAAAGAACTGGAAGTCATCCAGGATAAATTGATGCGCAACGGTATCACCGTGATTCCCGGACGGGGGAAATTAATCTCGCCGACGGAAGTGATGGTCGACGAAGAAAACGGCCACGGGCGACTTATGAAAGCGTCAGTGATTGTCATCGCGACCGGATCGCGGCCGCATCGGGATCCCAATATTCATTTTGACGATACTTATGTATTTGACGGCGAGACGATTTTGAACCTGGATCGGATTCCCAAATCGATGATTGTCGTCGGAGGCGGCGTCATCGGCTGCGAATACGCCTGCATCTTCGGTCATCTGGGCGTTAAAGTGACGATGGTTGAAAGCAAAGATCGGTTGATGCCGCATCTGGATCATGAAATATCGGATACGCTGGCCTACCTGATGCACAAACACGGGATAAAAGTTATCCTCGGCGATAAATTCGATAAAATCACAATCAGCGACAGCAGGGTAAACATGACTACCGGGGCGGGTCGGAAAATTGCCGCCGATAAAATCCTGTTTACCATGGGTCGGACGGGCAATACCCCCGGTATGGGGCTGGAAGAGCTGGGGATAAAACTCGATAAGCGAAACCTGATAAAAGTCAATGAGAATTTTCAAACCGGGATCGGCAAAATATACGCCGTCGGTGATGTTATCGGATTTCCTTCGCTGGCTTCGGTGTCGATGGACCAGGGACGGCTGGCGGCGCGTCACGCCTTCGGCAAATCGGAAACCAAACTCAATACATTGTTGCCCTACGGCATTTATACCATCCCGGAAGTTTCGATTGTCGGCGAGACCGAGGAAAGTCTCAGCGCCAAAGGCATCCCGTACGAAACGGGTACGGCCCGGTTTTATGAACTGGCACGGGGTCAGATTTCGGGCGATCATGACGGCATTCTCAAGTTGATATTTTGTCCCGATACAAAAAAATTATACGGGGTGCATATTATCGGCGAAAGCGCCGCCGATTTGATTCATGTCGGGCAGGCGGTGATCACTTTCGGGGGGACGATTGAATATTTCATCGATACCGTCTTTAATTTTCCGACCATGTCGGAAGCCTACAAAGTCGCGGCCTTGAACGGGTTGAATAGTATTCAGTAG
- a CDS encoding tetratricopeptide repeat protein, producing MAATKRKIEDAPSPRRKKIFVGRKKEIKIFQDALTEKFGTTVVGDESGDSKVLVFHGVSGIGKTALKGELIKELENVYPDAVWADVDFQNPSYQHIETALSVIRRNLSKKHKVDCLALEIGVATYLKKANPDVALNKNDFPFLEKSEIMADISLMAGEFPIIGLLPKIAKFVGKGYQDLKKLGKERSIILLQSFQHKQPFEILNDLPLLLGEDLRLHFEKTGLPSVIFLDTYEMLTGTKRPDSATVDIDEWVQTLAKNLPRTMLVITGRQKMTWTNKDKFWIDERLEQHDLKDLEKKYAVEYFLSQGIDDKEIQEKIYDASKGVPFYIELEARRFHNIKKNEGREPTPKDFGGTHKKILTQFTRGMDSNHLKAFKILSSARKWDSKIFEYLSGKFPQRFHGVEIFDLPHYSFITHHENSGICVMHELMRKHLQENVLKDDEKDKTEYYVNSHLKLFEHYDAKLKKIDIKNITDEQKAALEEAFYHGQYSKDIGDYCAWFTNRVDKFDDAAQWDLIVPLYEQIIAKLENDENNQEIAIATCLNNLALLYESMGRYEEAEKLYKQALEIDKKTIGEEDPGFATDLNNLAGVYESMGRYEEAERYYLQAIEIDKKTIGEEHPGHATRLNNLANVYISMGRYDEAERYYLQAIEIDKKTIGEEHPDYATDLNNLAGVYESMGRYEEAEKYYLQAIEIDKKTIGEEHPNYAIRLNNLANVYNLMGRYGEAEKLYKQALEIGKKTIGEEHPYYAIRLNNLALLYKSMGRYEKAEDFYKQALKIVKKVMGKEHPYYALCLSNLAGVYESMGRYEKAEEYLLQAIEIDKKTIGEEHPDYATDLNNLALLYKSMGRYEEAEELYKQALKILEKTLPANHPNIASLFESMAYLYDKMGRKKEAREYSQRAEEIRSKKR from the coding sequence ATGGCGGCGACCAAACGAAAAATTGAAGATGCACCCTCGCCGAGACGCAAGAAAATATTTGTCGGGCGAAAAAAAGAGATAAAAATATTTCAGGATGCCCTGACTGAGAAATTCGGGACGACGGTGGTCGGCGACGAGAGCGGCGATTCGAAAGTGCTGGTATTTCACGGCGTGTCCGGAATCGGCAAAACGGCTTTGAAGGGTGAACTTATAAAGGAGTTGGAAAATGTCTACCCGGATGCCGTTTGGGCAGATGTTGATTTTCAGAATCCATCGTATCAGCATATTGAAACGGCCCTGTCGGTTATTCGACGAAATTTATCGAAAAAACACAAAGTTGATTGTCTGGCTCTCGAAATCGGCGTCGCGACTTATTTGAAAAAAGCAAATCCTGATGTCGCATTGAATAAGAATGATTTTCCGTTTCTGGAAAAATCCGAAATAATGGCCGATATTAGCTTGATGGCAGGAGAATTTCCGATTATTGGTCTCCTGCCCAAAATAGCGAAATTCGTCGGTAAAGGATACCAGGATTTAAAGAAATTGGGAAAAGAGCGAAGTATAATTTTGTTGCAATCGTTTCAACATAAACAACCTTTTGAAATCCTGAATGATTTACCGCTTCTTCTCGGTGAAGATTTGCGCCTGCATTTTGAAAAAACCGGTTTGCCGTCGGTAATATTTCTGGATACTTACGAGATGCTGACAGGCACAAAACGCCCCGATTCTGCGACGGTTGATATTGACGAATGGGTGCAAACTCTTGCCAAAAATCTACCTCGGACGATGCTGGTCATCACCGGACGGCAAAAAATGACCTGGACGAACAAAGATAAATTCTGGATTGACGAGCGGCTGGAACAGCATGACTTGAAAGATCTGGAAAAGAAATACGCGGTTGAATATTTTCTATCGCAGGGAATTGACGACAAGGAAATACAAGAAAAGATATACGATGCTTCCAAAGGCGTTCCGTTTTATATAGAACTTGAGGCCCGTAGGTTTCACAATATTAAGAAAAACGAAGGTCGTGAGCCGACTCCGAAAGATTTTGGAGGAACTCATAAGAAGATATTAACTCAGTTTACGCGCGGTATGGATTCCAATCATCTTAAGGCATTTAAGATTTTGTCCTCGGCCAGGAAATGGGATAGCAAGATATTCGAATATCTGAGCGGAAAATTCCCACAAAGATTCCACGGGGTCGAGATATTTGATTTACCGCACTATTCATTTATAACGCATCACGAAAATTCCGGAATATGCGTCATGCACGAGTTGATGCGGAAGCATTTACAGGAAAACGTACTTAAAGATGATGAAAAGGACAAAACGGAATACTATGTTAATTCCCATTTAAAGCTGTTTGAGCATTATGACGCCAAATTGAAAAAAATTGATATAAAGAACATCACCGATGAACAAAAGGCAGCATTGGAAGAAGCGTTTTATCACGGTCAATATTCTAAAGATATTGGCGATTATTGTGCCTGGTTTACTAATAGGGTAGATAAATTCGACGATGCCGCACAATGGGACTTGATAGTTCCACTATACGAACAGATAATTGCCAAACTCGAAAATGACGAAAACAATCAGGAAATCGCAATCGCGACCTGCCTGAACAATCTTGCCCTGTTATATGAATCAATGGGTCGTTATGAGGAAGCGGAAAAATTATACAAGCAGGCGTTGGAGATAGACAAGAAAACTATTGGCGAAGAAGATCCGGGCTTTGCAACTGACCTGAATAATCTTGCCGGTGTATATGAATCAATGGGTCGTTATGAGGAAGCGGAGAGATATTATTTACAGGCGATTGAAATTGATAAAAAGACCATTGGTGAAGAGCATCCCGGTCATGCGACCCGCCTGAACAATCTTGCTAATGTTTATATATCAATGGGTCGTTATGACGAAGCGGAGAGATATTATTTGCAGGCGATTGAAATCGACAAGAAGACAATCGGCGAGGAACATCCCGATTATGCGACTGACCTGAACAATCTTGCCGGTGTGTATGAATCAATGGGTCGTTATGAGGAAGCGGAGAAATATTATTTGCAAGCCATTGAAATAGACAAAAAGACAATCGGCGAAGAGCATCCGAATTACGCGATACGCCTGAACAATCTTGCAAATGTGTATAACCTAATGGGTCGTTATGGGGAAGCGGAAAAATTATATAAACAGGCTCTGGAGATAGGAAAAAAGACGATTGGCGAAGAACATCCGTATTACGCAATACGCCTGAACAATCTTGCTTTGTTATATAAATCGATGGGCCGTTATGAGAAGGCTGAAGATTTTTATAAGCAAGCCCTTAAGATAGTTAAAAAGGTAATGGGCAAAGAACATCCATATTATGCTCTATGCCTGAGCAATCTTGCCGGTGTATATGAATCAATGGGTCGATATGAGAAGGCGGAAGAATATTTATTGCAGGCGATTGAAATAGACAAAAAGACAATCGGCGAAGAGCATCCCGATTATGCGACAGACCTGAACAATCTTGCCTTGTTATATAAATCGATGGGTCGTTATGAGGAGGCGGAAGAATTATATAAACAGGCATTAAAGATATTGGAAAAGACGCTCCCAGCCAATCATCCCAATATAGCAAGCCTATTTGAGAGCATGGCATATTTATATGATAAAATGGGGCGGAAGAAAGAAGCACGCGAATATTCTCAACGAGCCGAGGAAATCCGCTCAAAAAAACGATAA
- a CDS encoding nuclear transport factor 2 family protein, which produces MSNRKLSFALIALIIMGGGCIMSESSKFSGEKAKVEQTINDCIMWPYPEKNIDRLYSSVAKDADFLIFHPDSASTIIGYDAFQHMIDNVFLKDELKATGSSIRELRINLSESGDVAWYSCILDDTGEWAGNPYKWLNTRWTGVLEKREGKWLIVQMHFSFASDAKNESDEQEAVEVDK; this is translated from the coding sequence ATGTCAAACAGGAAATTATCATTCGCGCTTATTGCATTAATCATCATGGGAGGAGGATGTATTATGTCCGAAAGCAGTAAGTTTTCGGGAGAAAAGGCCAAAGTTGAGCAGACTATCAATGATTGCATAATGTGGCCTTACCCCGAGAAGAATATTGACAGACTTTATAGTTCCGTGGCCAAGGATGCCGATTTTTTAATCTTTCATCCCGATTCGGCGTCCACAATAATAGGTTATGATGCTTTCCAGCATATGATTGATAATGTTTTTCTGAAGGATGAATTAAAAGCGACCGGGTCCTCTATCAGAGAATTAAGAATCAACCTGTCGGAATCCGGCGACGTGGCCTGGTATTCCTGTATACTTGATGATACCGGGGAGTGGGCCGGAAATCCTTATAAATGGTTAAACACCCGCTGGACCGGCGTCCTTGAAAAAAGAGAGGGGAAATGGCTTATAGTACAAATGCACTTTTCCTTTGCCTCCGACGCTAAAAATGAATCAGATGAGCAGGAAGCTGTTGAGGTAGATAAGTAA
- a CDS encoding M6 family metalloprotease domain-containing protein — protein sequence MSRIIMSIIFSAVLLLHISAIVCAVPPTEEVIQKLKDEGRFDRFVERMMQARAKGVNSVPLPDAKGLQNLTLAPNQTYRVLILLIDFPDKSYTEGWAAGMPGDFDSLLLSDGLNPTGSMKEYYYQNSYGNFTISGDIYGWYTADNGYEYYTNYCDGSHGVGSYPNNAQKLVEEVVDAADGDVDFSLYDNDNDGYMDGIFVVHAGTGFEETGDMCEIWSHKWGINPRYKDGVWINLYSVQPEESHGVEGLISIGIYCHEFAHILGLPDLYDYDGSSFGASCWAAMSGGIWHDYGRKPSQFCIWSKYKLGWLSPINILANQTDVSIPAIEWNPVGYRLWYNGTGGNEYFLVENRQLMGFDTLKPGAGLIIWHIDDNVSGNNDDWHPQVFLEQADGRFDLQNSNNYGDENDPYPNGGASPHFHDKTIPNSRDYLDQSTQVAAWNISASDSVMTADFDVTWSRPYLILTDYTFNDATYGDGDGILEEEERIELILNIQNDWKEATGAMASLTVNDVNLILIDFSSSLGTISTGGSANNSADPFTFDIPIGFIPRVDSFFVEISSNGGADVSILGIEQNVGDANFDAPGLVSNSPPQHELNVTCSSNISVTFDNDMDETTINSSTLVVNAEYTGLHQGVISYDGATKSATLYPTHDFDEGEVVTVVLTTDIRSSVGISLNSSYIWSFTTAVDNGLGSFNPQIVYPVGSGPFETVAADLDGDGDIDLATANYFSFDVSVILNDGTGSFGPQSAYPIGVNPTSITAGDLDGDGDLDLVSANMTSSDVSVLLNNGVGTFAPQVAYPVYGYPESVFAADLDADGDLDLAVACWSNKVSILKNKGDGTFSPYLSYSVNPGVASVFAGDFDADGDLDLVTANRDTDDVSVLMNNGDASFAAHVTYSVGDWPYYATVADLNGDGYLDLATANHYDDNISVLMNNGNGTFGMQSVYPAGDGVQKVVAADFDDDGDLDLAGENWNSWDVSVLLNTGTGTFDPQVTYSAGTYPRRLAAADLDNDGDIDIAVSNGYGDNVSVLLNQTCFDSDGDGYGNPGHPENDCLDDNCPEVYNSNQTDTDSDMVGDSCDVCPGYDDNIDTDEDGVPDDCDLCEGFDDNIDIDENGIPDGCDFICGDANSDDQINVGDAVFIINHIFKGGPAPDPIEAGDANCDLACNVGDAVYLINHVFKSGPAPCAECK from the coding sequence ATGTCACGCATAATAATGTCGATCATCTTCTCCGCGGTATTACTTCTCCACATCTCAGCGATTGTCTGCGCCGTGCCACCGACAGAAGAGGTTATTCAAAAACTCAAAGATGAGGGTCGGTTCGACCGTTTTGTCGAGAGGATGATGCAGGCCAGAGCCAAGGGAGTCAATTCAGTACCCCTTCCGGACGCTAAAGGCCTGCAAAATCTAACTTTAGCCCCCAATCAAACATATCGGGTTTTGATTCTCCTGATAGATTTTCCCGACAAATCATACACTGAGGGCTGGGCTGCGGGAATGCCTGGCGATTTTGATTCGTTACTTCTTTCTGACGGTCTAAATCCAACTGGTTCCATGAAAGAATACTACTACCAAAACTCGTATGGAAATTTCACTATCTCAGGTGATATTTATGGCTGGTACACTGCCGATAATGGTTACGAGTATTACACCAACTATTGCGATGGCTCTCATGGTGTTGGTTCTTATCCCAATAACGCTCAGAAATTGGTGGAAGAGGTAGTAGATGCGGCTGATGGCGATGTTGATTTTTCGCTCTATGATAATGACAACGATGGCTACATGGATGGCATTTTCGTTGTCCACGCGGGAACAGGATTTGAAGAAACGGGTGATATGTGTGAAATCTGGTCGCATAAGTGGGGTATAAACCCGCGATATAAGGATGGGGTTTGGATCAATTTGTATTCTGTGCAACCCGAGGAATCGCATGGTGTTGAGGGGCTTATATCCATAGGGATTTATTGTCATGAGTTTGCACATATTCTTGGGTTGCCTGATCTTTACGACTACGATGGTTCATCATTTGGTGCCAGTTGTTGGGCAGCAATGTCTGGCGGGATTTGGCACGATTATGGAAGAAAACCGTCTCAGTTTTGCATTTGGAGTAAATATAAATTGGGCTGGCTTAGTCCAATCAATATTTTAGCCAATCAGACCGATGTGAGCATTCCCGCCATTGAATGGAATCCGGTAGGATATCGACTATGGTATAATGGCACTGGTGGCAACGAATATTTTCTTGTCGAAAATCGGCAATTGATGGGATTCGACACCTTGAAACCCGGAGCGGGTCTTATTATCTGGCATATCGATGATAATGTGTCAGGTAATAATGACGATTGGCATCCACAGGTATTTCTGGAACAGGCTGACGGCCGGTTTGACCTTCAGAATTCTAACAATTATGGAGACGAAAACGATCCTTACCCCAATGGGGGTGCATCACCGCATTTTCATGACAAGACAATCCCCAACTCTCGAGATTATCTTGATCAGTCAACCCAGGTGGCCGCATGGAATATATCCGCTTCCGATTCAGTAATGACTGCGGATTTCGATGTGACCTGGTCGCGTCCATATCTAATACTAACCGATTACACTTTTAACGATGCCACCTATGGCGATGGGGACGGTATTTTGGAAGAAGAGGAGAGGATTGAACTAATCCTTAATATCCAAAATGATTGGAAAGAGGCGACAGGGGCAATGGCATCGCTGACAGTAAACGATGTCAATCTGATCCTAATCGATTTCTCATCATCCTTGGGTACGATTTCTACGGGGGGATCAGCTAATAATTCAGCCGACCCCTTTACCTTCGACATCCCGATTGGATTTATTCCGAGGGTTGATTCCTTTTTTGTCGAGATATCATCTAACGGTGGAGCCGATGTCTCGATTCTTGGCATTGAGCAAAATGTTGGCGATGCCAACTTTGATGCACCCGGTCTCGTTTCCAACTCTCCACCGCAACATGAGCTGAATGTTACGTGCTCTTCCAATATATCGGTTACTTTTGACAATGATATGGATGAGACGACCATCAATAGCTCCACATTAGTAGTGAATGCCGAATACACAGGATTGCATCAAGGCGTGATCAGCTATGATGGTGCGACGAAATCAGCAACTCTATATCCTACGCATGATTTTGATGAAGGCGAAGTTGTAACGGTCGTTCTGACAACCGACATACGATCATCCGTGGGAATATCACTTAATAGCAGCTATATTTGGTCTTTTACGACCGCAGTCGATAACGGTTTGGGCAGTTTCAATCCTCAAATAGTTTACCCCGTTGGCTCTGGCCCCTTTGAAACCGTTGCCGCCGACCTTGATGGTGATGGTGATATCGATCTGGCCACTGCCAATTACTTCTCCTTCGATGTTTCGGTCATTCTGAACGATGGGACGGGCAGCTTTGGCCCCCAATCTGCATACCCAATCGGTGTTAACCCGACTTCGATCACTGCCGGTGATCTCGATGGCGACGGTGACCTTGACTTGGTTTCGGCAAATATGACATCCTCTGATGTGTCTGTTCTGTTAAACAATGGGGTGGGCACGTTTGCACCGCAAGTGGCATACCCGGTTTACGGTTATCCAGAATCAGTTTTTGCCGCAGACCTTGATGCCGACGGCGACCTCGATTTAGCGGTGGCTTGCTGGTCTAACAAGGTCTCAATTCTGAAAAATAAAGGAGATGGTACCTTTAGCCCTTATTTAAGTTATTCCGTGAATCCAGGCGTAGCATCCGTTTTTGCCGGGGATTTTGATGCCGATGGTGACCTTGATCTGGTTACGGCCAACCGAGACACTGACGATGTCTCAGTTCTCATGAACAATGGGGATGCCTCATTTGCTGCTCACGTGACCTACTCGGTGGGTGATTGGCCTTATTATGCGACCGTTGCCGATTTAAATGGCGATGGTTACCTCGATCTTGCTACTGCAAATCATTATGACGATAACATTTCTGTGCTTATGAACAACGGCAACGGGACTTTTGGAATGCAATCGGTCTATCCGGCAGGCGACGGAGTGCAAAAGGTAGTTGCGGCAGATTTTGATGATGATGGTGATCTCGATCTGGCCGGCGAAAATTGGAATTCCTGGGATGTTTCAGTGCTCCTGAACACGGGAACCGGCACATTCGATCCTCAGGTGACCTATTCGGCCGGCACTTATCCCCGCCGCCTTGCTGCAGCCGATCTTGATAATGATGGTGATATCGATATCGCGGTGAGTAACGGTTACGGAGATAATGTCTCGGTTCTCTTGAACCAGACCTGCTTTGATTCCGACGGCGACGGTTATGGGAACCCGGGACATCCCGAAAATGATTGTCTTGACGATAATTGTCCTGAGGTTTACAACTCGAATCAAACCGACACGGATTCTGATATGGTTGGTGATTCCTGTGACGTTTGTCCGGGATATGATGACAATATTGATACCGACGAGGATGGTGTGCCTGACGATTGCGATCTGTGCGAGGGATTTGATGATAATATTGACATAGATGAGAATGGAATCCCGGATGGGTGTGATTTTATCTGCGGCGATGCCAATTCGGACGATCAAATTAATGTAGGCGACGCGGTCTTTATTATAAATCATATTTTCAAAGGTGGCCCGGCTCCCGATCCGATAGAAGCCGGGGATGCTAATTGCGATTTGGCTTGTAATGTTGGTGATGCCGTCTATTTAATTAATCATGTATTTAAGTCCGGCCCTGCCCCATGCGCCGAATGCAAGTAA
- a CDS encoding proline iminopeptidase-family hydrolase encodes MNRLIIVFAAICFMAVMAWGADRSTGLVPSEGFVEVTGGKVWYRIVGSGSRTPLLVLHGGPGVPSVYLKPLEALADDRPVIFYDQLGSGNSPSPTDTTLWTIERFVEEIAQVREALGLKEIHLYGHSWGTMIAVDYMLTKPAGIRSLVLASPCLSVPRWIHDADSLLGTLPDSLQEVVRHHERENTTDTTEYQSAVMVYYEQFLARRQPWSDDLNSALEQMNQAMYSYMWGPSEFTTTGTLSDYDRTDRLGEITIPTLLTAGQFDEAAPATVEYYQSLIPGAEFALLKNCAHLTMHDDPIADIRIIREFLAKVESK; translated from the coding sequence ATGAACAGACTGATTATTGTTTTTGCGGCCATTTGCTTCATGGCAGTAATGGCATGGGGTGCTGATCGGTCTACCGGTCTGGTACCGAGCGAAGGTTTCGTTGAGGTTACCGGTGGAAAGGTGTGGTATCGGATTGTAGGAAGCGGATCGCGTACACCGCTTCTGGTATTGCACGGAGGGCCGGGCGTACCGAGTGTTTATTTGAAACCGCTGGAGGCGCTCGCCGATGATCGTCCGGTGATTTTCTACGATCAACTTGGTTCCGGGAACTCCCCCAGTCCCACCGACACTACCTTATGGACGATCGAGCGTTTTGTGGAAGAAATAGCTCAGGTGCGCGAGGCGTTGGGCTTGAAAGAGATCCATCTCTACGGACACTCCTGGGGTACAATGATAGCTGTGGACTATATGCTTACTAAACCCGCCGGTATAAGAAGTCTTGTCCTGGCGAGTCCCTGTCTTAGTGTTCCCCGTTGGATTCACGATGCCGACAGCCTGCTGGGTACTCTGCCTGATTCCTTGCAGGAAGTAGTCAGACATCACGAACGGGAAAATACAACAGACACAACCGAATATCAATCTGCCGTAATGGTCTACTACGAGCAATTCCTTGCGCGCAGGCAGCCTTGGTCTGATGATCTAAACAGTGCTCTCGAACAGATGAACCAGGCGATGTACAGCTATATGTGGGGGCCAAGCGAGTTCACTACTACAGGGACACTCAGCGATTATGATCGTACCGATCGTCTCGGCGAGATCACGATACCGACTCTACTCACAGCGGGCCAATTCGACGAAGCCGCACCTGCAACGGTCGAGTATTATCAAAGTTTGATTCCCGGGGCGGAGTTTGCACTACTGAAAAATTGCGCCCATTTGACGATGCATGATGATCCGATTGCCGATATCCGGATAATTCGGGAATTCCTGGCTAAGGTAGAGAGCAAATAA
- a CDS encoding LysE family translocator produces MFDLTALLLFATANFLVLITPGPAVMYTITRSLDQGKRAGLLSVYGLALGTFPHALAVAFGVASLLASSVSAFNIMRYIGAGYLIYLGICRLREGKMTWKVDVKKSRTGMAAFLESFVVGVLNPKSVLFFLAFLPQFIDPSRGNPMIQTLVLWVISQIMAVAVGSAYALLAARFRQWLSRRKTFSTAGNYISGSIYIGLGLAAALTGSKNK; encoded by the coding sequence ATGTTTGACTTAACTGCACTTCTTCTTTTTGCCACAGCCAACTTTTTAGTATTGATAACTCCGGGCCCGGCTGTAATGTATACAATAACCCGGAGTCTGGATCAGGGAAAAAGAGCCGGACTTTTGTCGGTTTACGGACTCGCCCTGGGAACTTTTCCTCATGCCCTGGCTGTTGCCTTTGGCGTCGCCAGCCTTCTGGCGTCGTCGGTCTCAGCTTTCAATATCATGAGGTATATCGGAGCCGGTTACCTTATATATTTAGGTATTTGTCGGCTGCGGGAAGGAAAAATGACCTGGAAGGTTGATGTAAAAAAATCAAGGACTGGTATGGCGGCTTTTTTGGAGAGCTTTGTGGTGGGAGTACTAAATCCAAAATCGGTATTATTCTTTCTGGCCTTTCTTCCACAATTTATCGATCCTTCGCGTGGTAATCCGATGATTCAGACTTTAGTATTATGGGTGATATCCCAGATTATGGCTGTGGCCGTGGGCAGCGCCTATGCTCTTTTGGCTGCCAGGTTTCGACAGTGGCTTTCAAGGCGCAAAACATTTTCAACCGCGGGGAATTATATTTCCGGAAGCATATATATCGGCTTGGGGCTGGCGGCAGCATTGACCGGTTCCAAAAATAAATAA
- a CDS encoding dienelactone hydrolase family protein: MKKDYKLRMTDGEYLTVTTYGKPDSKKPCLIYIHGFKGFKDWGFVPYIGEFLSRRGFLAVTFNFSHNGIGENMTEFTELDKFANNTYSREIRELNELVAACKSGEFGPCDKVGILGHSRGGGTSLLTAAQNKDIGAVATWSAVSSFNRYSENLKEKWRQQGFFEVVNQRTGQVMQLNTVLLDDIEENGAEGLNIEKAVKNLNKPLLVIHGEEDEAVPEKEADIIHNWADPKLSEILKIPGAGHTFGAAHPFKGSNEKLDQALAASADFFGKYL; encoded by the coding sequence ATGAAAAAAGATTATAAACTCAGGATGACTGACGGCGAATATCTAACCGTCACAACTTATGGCAAACCCGATTCCAAAAAACCTTGCCTTATCTACATTCACGGATTCAAGGGATTCAAGGATTGGGGATTTGTGCCGTATATCGGCGAGTTTCTATCCCGGAGAGGATTCTTGGCGGTTACGTTTAATTTCTCGCATAACGGTATCGGCGAGAATATGACCGAATTCACCGAGCTGGATAAATTCGCCAATAACACTTATAGCCGCGAAATTCGTGAATTAAACGAACTTGTCGCGGCCTGCAAATCAGGTGAGTTTGGGCCGTGCGATAAAGTCGGAATACTGGGGCATAGCCGCGGCGGCGGGACCAGCCTTCTAACGGCCGCTCAGAACAAAGATATCGGCGCGGTCGCAACTTGGTCGGCTGTCTCGTCGTTTAATCGATATTCCGAGAATCTAAAGGAAAAATGGCGCCAACAGGGTTTTTTTGAAGTCGTTAATCAACGAACCGGGCAAGTAATGCAACTTAACACCGTATTGCTCGATGATATCGAGGAAAATGGCGCAGAAGGCCTGAATATTGAAAAAGCGGTGAAGAATCTAAATAAACCTCTTCTTGTCATACACGGGGAAGAAGATGAAGCCGTTCCCGAAAAAGAAGCGGATATTATTCATAACTGGGCTGATCCGAAGCTGAGTGAAATTCTTAAGATTCCGGGAGCCGGACATACGTTCGGAGCCGCTCATCCCTTTAAGGGGAGTAATGAAAAACTCGATCAGGCATTAGCGGCTTCCGCGGATTTCTTCGGAAAATATCTTTAA